One stretch of Paenibacillus sp. FSL R5-0341 DNA includes these proteins:
- a CDS encoding cytochrome c gives MHKWIMSGVFFAACALAIVLMFTLPGKEEVAEEAKPTMPEVTMDAGQAEALVKANCISCHGDQLQGGVGPALANIGSQDDLEKIYSTIVKGKGGMPAFKGRLQDEEIANIAMWLSEKK, from the coding sequence ATGCACAAATGGATCATGAGCGGGGTATTTTTTGCAGCATGCGCTTTAGCTATTGTTTTAATGTTTACGCTTCCAGGGAAAGAGGAAGTGGCTGAAGAAGCGAAACCAACCATGCCGGAAGTGACGATGGATGCAGGACAGGCTGAGGCACTGGTCAAAGCCAATTGTATTTCCTGTCACGGGGATCAGCTTCAAGGTGGCGTAGGACCTGCTCTGGCGAACATCGGCAGCCAGGATGATCTGGAGAAGATCTATTCCACGATTGTCAAAGGTAAAGGTGGCATGCCTGCCTTCAAGGGCAGACTGCAGGATGAAGAGATTGCCAATATCGCCATGTGGCTGTCAGAGAAGAAATAA
- a CDS encoding GNAT family protein yields MNEAPVTFHVVPMQEEHAELICSWQYDPPYNIYSWLPWEQMKALEVEFGDAQLRQEQYAIVLDQHDRICGFAQYFPLQGVTRIGLGMHPELCGQGQGKAFVTAIVQEAIRRNRTNEIDLEVLTWNARAIQVYLKNGFVTQDTYERQTPSGLMPFHCMVYEGPRE; encoded by the coding sequence ATGAATGAAGCCCCTGTAACGTTTCATGTTGTACCCATGCAAGAAGAACATGCGGAGCTTATCTGCAGTTGGCAGTATGACCCGCCTTACAATATCTATAGCTGGCTACCCTGGGAGCAGATGAAAGCACTGGAAGTGGAGTTTGGGGATGCACAGCTGCGACAGGAACAATATGCTATTGTTCTAGATCAGCATGATCGGATCTGCGGATTCGCTCAATACTTCCCACTTCAAGGGGTAACCCGGATTGGCCTCGGCATGCATCCAGAGCTTTGTGGTCAGGGTCAAGGGAAAGCTTTTGTCACCGCCATTGTACAGGAAGCCATTCGCCGGAATCGGACGAATGAGATCGATCTGGAAGTTCTCACCTGGAATGCCCGTGCCATTCAAGTCTATCTGAAGAATGGATTTGTCACCCAGGATACATACGAACGACAGACCCCAAGCGGTTTAATGCCCTTTCACTGTATGGTTTATGAGGGGCCTCGTGAGTAG
- a CDS encoding C40 family peptidase, translating to MLKKKLTAAVLSLTFALSLGAGSAFADSKMDKVIDSAMGTTYKSGGTTLNGFDCSGFTRYVFDKLGIDLARQSSSQFDMGDSVSRMEMRAGDLVFFNTTGKGVSHVGIFVGDGKFAHSSSSKGVTISALSENYWANRYVGAKRIMSTDAYESLALD from the coding sequence TTGTTAAAGAAGAAATTAACCGCAGCTGTACTTAGCCTCACATTCGCGTTATCGCTTGGTGCAGGCAGCGCATTCGCAGATTCAAAGATGGACAAAGTAATTGATTCAGCAATGGGAACTACATACAAAAGTGGGGGAACAACGCTTAACGGCTTTGACTGCTCCGGATTTACACGGTATGTATTCGACAAATTGGGTATTGATTTGGCACGCCAATCGAGTTCCCAATTCGACATGGGTGATTCCGTATCCCGCATGGAGATGAGAGCTGGCGATCTGGTTTTCTTCAATACAACAGGTAAAGGCGTATCTCATGTAGGAATCTTTGTAGGGGATGGAAAGTTCGCACACTCCTCTTCTTCCAAAGGTGTTACGATCAGTGCATTGAGTGAAAACTATTGGGCCAATCGTTATGTTGGCGCTAAACGGATTATGAGCACGGACGCATATGAATCACTGGCCCTTGACTAG
- a CDS encoding M1 family metallopeptidase codes for MIPRRAKSWLTASLALCVLAGGIWITLGYNRSTHSELPVLAPESGKPKAIAPTPAPPESVQTPTAEVYSNRIVEYHMDVKLAEGNVLEGTQTITWTHPGKKTVNELYFHMYPNAFSSADTTFMKESGGKLRGDVMPTNGYGSMHITEMKTEDGLSLLHRMQYVQPDDGNIKDTTLIKVRLPKPVKGGESITVHTRFEVNLPKIFARMGTADDFVMAGQWFPKLSAYEPVGRRGRTTEGWNLHQYHGNSEFYADFGIYSVRIRVPETYKVAATGFPTQQAVVKNGEKVYQFYADDVHDFAWAASPDFVYAEEPFSAPNVPGVRIKLYLDPAHQDLKERYFYAAKAALSNYSKWFGPYPYATLSIVVPPKTGNGAGGMEYPTLITAFGADDTTPGYDLERTVVHEIGHQYFYGMVASNEFEEAWLDEGFTSYAEDKLMEQEYGLIPNLPVQSGLITSPSSLTQESWKFDSQNEYAANVYTRGKLVLLGIEHQVGAKKMERILSTYVKKYRFKHPTSTDFQKVVEQVTRTSWSDYFEQYVYGNGMADFAVEKIHVTPVQKDGQTLYESSVTIAKKGSDYNAVPVRIAFEDGHILTKQWDGKEDRITYKLTHTSPVSWAMTDPLYTIVLENRHMNNFLKAGLDEQAKSRWSMSVTKLIEAIFGSLSW; via the coding sequence ATGATTCCACGACGCGCCAAGAGCTGGCTCACCGCATCCCTGGCCCTATGTGTGCTGGCCGGAGGGATATGGATCACTCTGGGTTACAATCGCTCCACTCATTCTGAATTGCCAGTACTCGCCCCGGAATCGGGCAAGCCCAAGGCAATAGCTCCAACGCCAGCACCTCCAGAAAGTGTACAGACCCCTACCGCCGAAGTGTACAGTAACCGTATTGTGGAATATCACATGGATGTAAAACTGGCAGAAGGGAATGTACTGGAAGGAACTCAGACGATTACATGGACACATCCAGGCAAAAAAACCGTCAATGAGCTTTATTTTCATATGTACCCCAATGCCTTCTCTTCTGCTGACACCACCTTTATGAAGGAATCCGGCGGAAAGCTTCGGGGTGATGTCATGCCTACCAATGGCTATGGCTCCATGCATATTACCGAAATGAAAACGGAGGACGGGCTCTCTCTGCTGCACCGGATGCAGTATGTGCAGCCAGATGACGGAAATATCAAGGACACCACCCTCATTAAAGTACGCTTGCCCAAACCCGTCAAAGGCGGGGAAAGCATCACAGTCCACACCCGATTCGAAGTGAATCTGCCCAAGATTTTTGCCCGGATGGGAACCGCTGATGATTTTGTTATGGCAGGTCAATGGTTTCCCAAACTAAGTGCCTATGAACCTGTGGGCAGGCGTGGACGAACAACGGAAGGCTGGAATCTGCACCAATACCACGGCAATTCGGAGTTTTACGCCGACTTCGGTATATATAGTGTGCGTATTCGGGTGCCTGAAACATACAAGGTGGCTGCTACCGGATTTCCAACGCAGCAAGCTGTAGTGAAGAATGGAGAAAAAGTCTATCAATTCTATGCCGATGATGTGCATGACTTCGCCTGGGCAGCCTCGCCCGATTTTGTGTACGCCGAAGAGCCATTCTCTGCGCCCAACGTTCCTGGTGTACGAATCAAGTTATATCTGGACCCTGCTCATCAGGATCTGAAAGAACGTTATTTCTACGCTGCGAAGGCCGCTCTATCCAATTATAGCAAATGGTTTGGTCCATATCCTTACGCCACCTTGTCCATCGTTGTTCCACCTAAAACGGGGAATGGTGCCGGGGGCATGGAATATCCCACGCTAATCACAGCCTTTGGAGCGGATGACACCACGCCAGGTTATGACCTGGAACGAACCGTAGTCCACGAGATTGGACATCAATACTTCTATGGCATGGTTGCCAGCAACGAGTTCGAGGAAGCTTGGCTGGATGAGGGGTTCACCTCTTATGCAGAAGACAAACTGATGGAGCAGGAATACGGACTGATCCCAAACCTGCCGGTGCAATCGGGACTGATTACGTCTCCTTCATCTTTAACACAAGAATCCTGGAAGTTCGATTCCCAGAACGAGTATGCAGCCAATGTCTACACACGTGGCAAGCTTGTATTGCTCGGTATTGAACATCAAGTCGGTGCGAAAAAGATGGAACGCATTCTCTCTACCTATGTGAAAAAGTACCGTTTCAAACATCCCACTTCGACTGACTTTCAAAAAGTTGTGGAACAAGTGACCCGTACTTCCTGGTCTGATTATTTTGAACAATATGTCTATGGTAACGGAATGGCTGACTTTGCTGTAGAGAAGATTCATGTTACACCCGTACAGAAAGACGGCCAAACATTGTACGAGTCATCCGTAACAATTGCGAAAAAAGGCAGTGATTACAACGCCGTTCCTGTTCGAATTGCTTTTGAAGACGGACATATCCTCACCAAGCAATGGGATGGCAAAGAAGATCGCATCACCTATAAATTAACTCACACATCTCCCGTGTCCTGGGCCATGACCGATCCCCTCTACACGATCGTGCTGGAGAACCGCCATATGAACAATTTCCTGAAAGCCGGACTGGATGAGCAGGCGAAGTCCCGCTGGAGCATGAGTGTAACCAAACTAATAGAAGCCATATTCGGAAGTCTGTCATGGTGA
- a CDS encoding YwhD family protein has translation MDQNEQNGKKQIALNIVSAKSKHKGFGAGSIDLNNLSPVIIDNGEAKIDIGAMHAKSKVERNIKFSTNREDVPNGRQVWLVWVAVDRTEEGQLYGGATACEMWIDTEARRGWKLLAEHVNRMDYAMKRRFMLDELGPEARAALKTLLISHNEDWWNASPDVLKEALA, from the coding sequence ATGGACCAAAACGAGCAAAACGGCAAAAAACAGATTGCCTTGAATATCGTTAGTGCAAAAAGCAAGCATAAAGGCTTCGGTGCAGGCTCCATTGATCTGAACAACCTTTCTCCGGTCATTATTGATAATGGCGAAGCCAAAATTGATATCGGTGCGATGCATGCGAAGAGCAAAGTGGAGCGCAATATCAAGTTCTCGACGAATCGTGAGGATGTACCCAATGGACGCCAAGTATGGCTGGTGTGGGTAGCTGTGGATCGCACAGAAGAAGGGCAACTGTATGGTGGAGCAACGGCATGTGAGATGTGGATTGACACAGAAGCAAGACGTGGATGGAAACTGCTGGCGGAACATGTGAATCGCATGGATTATGCCATGAAGCGCCGTTTCATGCTGGATGAGCTCGGACCGGAAGCTCGGGCCGCACTCAAGACGCTGTTGATCTCGCACAACGAAGATTGGTGGAATGCTTCTCCGGATGTATTGAAGGAAGCACTCGCCTAA
- a CDS encoding PBP1A family penicillin-binding protein yields MTKPNQKTRKRGFRVRKFIKNLSLLAVLAMLATAAGLVYLYATSLPLADSDRNSRLLDSQGEVIATFSAGGKDSVPVQLEDIAPDLVHATLAVEDRKFYNHYGFDVQGMGRAVLVNLEHMQMSQGASTLTQQLARNLYLSHEKTWTRKAKEAMYTAQLEMKYSKDEILQMYLNEIYYGHGAYGIEAASRMYFGKSAKQLDLAESAMLAGIPKGPTYYSPYNHMKNAKDRQKIVLNAMADIGEITQTEADKAYEKVLSFKPESERKTVESAPYFRDYIRSLAIKELGISEAMLDHGGLNIYTTLDLRVQKAAEDAIAKGMDAKSELETALVSIDPRTGYIKAMVGGKNYRTNQINHVLATTRQPGSAFKPIMYLAALESKQLTSASMFNSEPTLFHYDNDRKTYKPGNFGDKYLGEIDLRQAIAASDNIYAVNTIMQIGPEQVVSMAKNLGITSNLSAVPSLALGTSPVSPLEMASAFSVIAAGGQRTPPVAILQVTDAAGRVLYESPQTKAETVVEPAAAYVLTRLMESVFESGGTGNRVSAAIKRPVAGKTGTTNTDAWLVGFTPELSTAVWVGYDQGKAISTSDGRRAAPIFAQFTEQALASVPPKIFTVPDHVVSVYIDPESGKLAGNGCEEKRLEVFIDGTEPKEVCHGTTDDSDAGEDEKTRQVQNQQGIQEEKHSWWGDFKRWWVE; encoded by the coding sequence ATGACCAAGCCAAATCAAAAGACCCGCAAACGCGGGTTCCGTGTACGAAAATTCATTAAAAACCTGTCTCTGCTCGCCGTTCTCGCCATGCTTGCTACCGCTGCGGGATTGGTGTACCTATACGCAACCAGCCTGCCTCTTGCAGACTCTGATCGGAATTCCCGATTGCTGGACAGTCAAGGTGAAGTGATCGCTACCTTCTCCGCAGGTGGCAAAGATTCTGTACCTGTTCAACTGGAGGACATCGCTCCAGACCTGGTCCATGCCACTTTGGCTGTAGAGGACCGCAAATTCTATAATCACTACGGTTTCGACGTGCAAGGAATGGGACGGGCTGTGCTCGTTAACCTCGAACATATGCAGATGTCGCAGGGTGCAAGTACATTGACCCAACAACTGGCGCGCAACCTGTATCTGTCTCATGAGAAAACATGGACTCGTAAAGCCAAGGAGGCCATGTACACGGCGCAATTGGAGATGAAATACAGTAAGGATGAAATTTTGCAGATGTATCTGAATGAAATCTATTATGGGCATGGAGCGTACGGAATCGAAGCGGCTTCGCGGATGTATTTTGGCAAATCAGCCAAACAGCTGGATCTCGCAGAGAGCGCCATGTTGGCAGGAATCCCGAAAGGACCCACCTACTATTCACCCTACAACCATATGAAGAATGCCAAAGACCGGCAGAAAATTGTGCTGAATGCCATGGCTGATATCGGTGAGATCACACAGACCGAAGCCGATAAGGCCTATGAGAAAGTGCTTTCGTTCAAACCGGAAAGTGAGCGTAAAACGGTGGAAAGCGCCCCGTATTTCCGTGACTATATTCGGAGTCTGGCTATCAAAGAACTGGGAATCAGTGAAGCAATGCTGGATCACGGAGGATTAAACATCTACACCACCCTGGATCTACGTGTACAAAAAGCAGCTGAAGACGCCATAGCGAAAGGTATGGATGCCAAAAGCGAGCTGGAGACGGCCCTCGTGTCCATTGACCCTCGCACAGGCTACATCAAAGCCATGGTGGGCGGCAAGAATTACCGCACCAATCAGATAAACCATGTATTAGCGACTACACGCCAACCGGGTTCGGCGTTTAAACCAATTATGTATCTGGCAGCCCTGGAGTCCAAACAGCTTACCAGTGCATCCATGTTTAACAGTGAACCTACCCTGTTTCATTATGACAACGACCGCAAAACCTATAAACCTGGCAATTTCGGAGACAAGTATCTAGGTGAGATTGATCTTAGGCAGGCGATCGCGGCTTCAGACAATATCTATGCGGTGAACACCATTATGCAGATCGGTCCTGAGCAGGTTGTGAGTATGGCAAAAAATCTGGGCATTACAAGTAACCTGAGCGCCGTGCCCTCTCTTGCACTGGGAACCTCACCTGTTAGTCCGCTGGAGATGGCTTCCGCCTTTTCTGTCATCGCTGCTGGTGGACAACGAACACCACCTGTCGCTATTCTACAAGTGACGGATGCCGCAGGCCGTGTGCTCTACGAATCGCCGCAGACGAAGGCTGAGACTGTTGTGGAACCTGCGGCAGCTTATGTACTGACTCGTTTAATGGAAAGTGTCTTCGAAAGTGGGGGAACGGGTAACCGGGTGTCTGCAGCGATTAAACGTCCGGTAGCCGGAAAAACGGGCACAACCAATACCGATGCCTGGTTGGTTGGATTCACACCTGAGCTCTCCACCGCGGTATGGGTTGGTTACGACCAAGGCAAAGCCATCTCCACTTCGGATGGCCGCCGGGCGGCACCGATCTTTGCCCAGTTCACAGAGCAGGCCCTTGCGAGCGTACCACCCAAAATTTTCACCGTACCTGATCATGTTGTCAGTGTCTATATCGACCCGGAATCCGGCAAGCTGGCAGGCAATGGCTGTGAAGAGAAGCGACTGGAAGTCTTTATTGATGGCACCGAACCGAAAGAGGTATGTCATGGTACGACGGATGATTCGGATGCAGGAGAAGATGAGAAAACCCGTCAGGTACAGAATCAACAAGGCATACAGGAAGAGAAGCATTCCTGGTGGGGAGATTTCAAACGTTGGTGGGTAGAATGA
- the speE gene encoding polyamine aminopropyltransferase: protein MELWFTEKQTPVFGITAKIKQTYVTEKTDFQDLAMVETEEFGNMLLLDGMVMTTVKDEFVYHEMAAHPALNTHPNPKKVLVVGGGDGGVIREVIKHAAVEKAVLVEIDGKVIEYSKKYLPEIAGKLDEPNVEVLVNDGYMHIIEHKNEYDVIIVDSTEPVGPAAPLFERGFYQGIYEALKEDGIFVAQTDNPWFKADLIQKVNKDVKEIFPIVHVYGCNIPTYPSGLWTFTMGSKKHDPLEVDETQIPEMDTKYYSPRLHKAAFVLPKFVEDLTK, encoded by the coding sequence ATGGAATTGTGGTTTACGGAGAAACAGACCCCGGTATTCGGGATCACCGCGAAGATTAAGCAGACCTATGTTACAGAGAAAACCGATTTTCAAGACTTGGCCATGGTAGAAACCGAGGAATTCGGTAACATGTTGCTCCTTGATGGCATGGTGATGACTACCGTAAAAGACGAATTCGTATATCACGAAATGGCGGCACACCCTGCGCTGAACACTCACCCGAATCCAAAAAAAGTTCTGGTTGTCGGTGGCGGCGATGGCGGCGTCATTCGTGAAGTCATTAAGCATGCTGCTGTAGAAAAAGCAGTTCTCGTCGAAATCGACGGTAAAGTCATTGAATACTCTAAAAAATATTTGCCTGAAATCGCCGGCAAGTTGGACGAGCCTAATGTTGAAGTACTCGTAAACGACGGCTACATGCATATTATTGAACATAAAAATGAATACGATGTGATTATCGTAGACTCCACGGAGCCTGTAGGCCCGGCTGCGCCACTGTTTGAGCGTGGTTTCTACCAAGGTATCTACGAAGCACTCAAAGAAGACGGAATCTTCGTTGCCCAAACGGACAACCCGTGGTTCAAAGCGGATCTGATCCAGAAGGTGAACAAAGACGTCAAAGAAATCTTCCCGATCGTACATGTGTACGGCTGTAATATTCCAACCTATCCAAGTGGTTTGTGGACATTCACCATGGGTAGCAAGAAACATGACCCGCTTGAAGTGGATGAGACTCAAATCCCGGAGATGGATACCAAGTATTACTCTCCGCGTCTGCACAAAGCAGCATTTGTACTTCCTAAATTCGTGGAAGATTTAACGAAATAA
- the speB gene encoding agmatinase, which produces MKLDQAYSGNVFICSSEDYENSKAVIYGMPMDYTVSFRPGSRFGPSHIRQASVGLEEYSPYLDKSIVDMTYFDAGDLLLPFGNAGRSLEVIHEYIGSLLADDKFPVGLGGEHLVTWPVIQQMYKKYPDLILIHIDAHADLRENYEGEPLSHSTPVRKAAELMGGKNIYQFGIRSGSREEFQYGRENINFYPFEVAAPMKEALPKMGNRPVYVTIDIDVLDPSAAPGTGTAEAGGITSKELLEAIHMIAGSDVNVVGCDLVEVAPIYDPTQQTQIVAAKLIREMLLGFVK; this is translated from the coding sequence ATGAAACTGGATCAAGCTTATTCAGGAAACGTATTTATTTGCAGCTCTGAGGATTATGAGAACTCGAAAGCAGTTATCTATGGTATGCCGATGGATTATACTGTCAGCTTCCGTCCGGGTTCCCGTTTCGGCCCATCTCATATCCGTCAAGCATCGGTTGGACTTGAAGAGTACAGCCCGTATCTCGACAAAAGCATTGTAGACATGACGTACTTTGACGCTGGAGACTTGCTCTTGCCTTTCGGTAACGCGGGACGCAGCCTTGAAGTGATTCATGAATACATCGGCAGTCTGCTCGCTGACGACAAATTCCCAGTTGGTCTCGGTGGCGAGCATCTGGTTACTTGGCCAGTCATCCAACAGATGTACAAGAAATACCCGGATCTTATCCTGATTCATATTGATGCACACGCAGACCTTCGTGAAAACTATGAAGGCGAGCCCTTGTCCCACTCCACGCCAGTACGTAAAGCAGCTGAGTTGATGGGTGGCAAAAACATCTATCAGTTCGGTATCCGTTCCGGCTCTCGCGAGGAGTTCCAGTACGGTCGCGAGAACATCAACTTCTATCCGTTTGAAGTGGCAGCTCCGATGAAGGAAGCTCTACCGAAGATGGGCAACCGTCCGGTGTATGTGACCATCGACATTGATGTGCTTGATCCGTCAGCAGCACCAGGAACAGGTACAGCAGAAGCGGGCGGCATTACGTCCAAGGAACTGCTGGAAGCCATTCATATGATCGCAGGATCTGATGTAAATGTCGTTGGTTGTGACTTGGTTGAAGTTGCACCAATTTATGATCCAACACAACAGACACAGATTGTAGCTGCGAAGCTGATCCGTGAAATGCTGCTTGGATTCGTGAAATAG
- a CDS encoding alpha-N-arabinofuranosidase, protein MVDVILKADSDQGLINRNIYGHFSEHLGRCIYEGLWVGEDSPIPNTDGIRNDVLTALQKLNIPVLRWPGGCFADEYHWKDGVGPKSERARMINTHWGGVEENNHFGTHEFMRLCELLGTEPYISGNLGSGTVQEMQEWVEYITFDGESPMANWRKTNGREEPWKLKYFGVGNENWGCGGNMRPEYYADEYRRYATYVRNYSGNEIYKIACGPNEGNYEWMEVLMREAARFMDGISLHYYTIPTGEWNDKGAATGFGEAEWFTTLKKTLHMDELLVKHSEIMDKYDPEGRVGIIVDEWGTWYNVEPGTNPGFLYQQNTMRDAVLAGVNLNIFNQHNKRVQMANLAQIVNVLQSLVLTEGDKMLLTPTYHVFDMYQVHMDAQRLDLNYESPGYTFGEETIPQLSLSASRNKDGIIHVTACNLSHTDELEVVCQLEAAQAAKVSGQILHHADFGAFNTFEQPSQVQPMAWDGITLENNTLRFVLPPASVGVLAVEG, encoded by the coding sequence ATGGTTGATGTTATTCTAAAGGCAGATTCAGACCAAGGATTAATAAATCGCAATATATATGGTCATTTTTCCGAACACTTGGGACGTTGTATTTATGAGGGGCTGTGGGTAGGAGAAGATTCACCTATTCCGAATACGGATGGGATTCGGAATGATGTGTTAACGGCCTTGCAGAAGCTTAATATACCAGTGCTTCGCTGGCCAGGAGGTTGTTTTGCCGATGAATATCACTGGAAGGATGGTGTAGGTCCGAAGAGTGAGCGTGCTCGTATGATCAATACGCACTGGGGTGGTGTGGAAGAGAACAACCACTTTGGTACGCATGAATTCATGAGATTATGTGAGTTGCTCGGCACGGAGCCATATATTAGTGGCAATCTGGGTAGCGGTACAGTGCAGGAGATGCAGGAATGGGTGGAGTACATCACGTTTGACGGCGAATCCCCGATGGCGAACTGGCGGAAAACTAACGGCCGGGAAGAACCGTGGAAACTGAAATATTTTGGCGTGGGAAATGAGAACTGGGGATGCGGCGGAAATATGCGCCCTGAATATTATGCGGATGAATATCGCCGGTATGCTACATATGTACGTAACTATTCCGGAAACGAGATTTATAAAATCGCTTGCGGACCGAACGAAGGTAACTATGAATGGATGGAAGTCCTGATGCGGGAGGCTGCTCGCTTTATGGATGGAATCAGTCTTCATTATTACACTATCCCTACAGGAGAGTGGAATGATAAAGGCGCAGCTACAGGATTTGGTGAGGCTGAATGGTTCACTACCTTGAAAAAGACGCTCCATATGGATGAATTACTGGTGAAGCACTCCGAGATTATGGACAAATATGATCCAGAAGGCAGAGTCGGCATTATTGTGGATGAATGGGGTACGTGGTATAACGTTGAGCCGGGAACCAACCCAGGTTTCTTATATCAACAGAATACGATGCGGGACGCTGTGCTTGCAGGCGTTAACCTGAATATTTTCAACCAACATAATAAACGGGTACAGATGGCAAATCTTGCTCAGATCGTCAATGTGCTTCAATCGCTTGTGCTCACGGAGGGTGACAAAATGCTCCTGACCCCTACGTATCATGTATTTGATATGTATCAGGTTCATATGGATGCGCAGCGACTGGATTTGAATTATGAAAGCCCAGGATACACATTCGGAGAAGAGACCATTCCGCAGCTCAGCTTATCAGCATCCCGCAACAAAGATGGGATCATTCATGTGACGGCTTGTAATCTGAGTCACACGGATGAGTTGGAAGTCGTGTGTCAGCTGGAAGCAGCTCAAGCGGCTAAAGTATCCGGGCAGATTTTGCATCATGCTGATTTTGGTGCATTCAATACGTTTGAACAACCGAGTCAAGTTCAGCCTATGGCGTGGGATGGAATCACACTGGAGAATAACACATTGCGTTTTGTACTTCCACCAGCATCGGTTGGGGTGCTCGCTGTAGAGGGTTAA
- a CDS encoding DUF6171 family protein, whose product MKRQEPCKGCNDQYDVKISDAKMARLVEMASRSRSTVQDEEYERRLSICSACPGLQYGTTCRHCGCLVQVRAKLSESTCPFPYESQWA is encoded by the coding sequence ATGAAAAGGCAGGAACCTTGCAAGGGATGCAATGATCAGTATGATGTGAAGATCAGCGATGCCAAAATGGCCAGACTTGTGGAGATGGCCTCACGCTCGCGTTCGACCGTACAGGATGAGGAATATGAGCGGCGACTATCCATCTGCTCTGCCTGTCCAGGATTACAATATGGCACAACCTGTAGGCATTGTGGTTGTCTCGTACAGGTGCGAGCGAAGCTGAGCGAGTCGACATGTCCTTTTCCTTATGAATCCCAATGGGCCTGA
- a CDS encoding DUF1934 domain-containing protein, producing MSNMRPVHIRLHSRYEGEDVLQEMQGEAVLKGSVLYVRYEEPQVGPEGGITRTTLKLGGQSIKIIRHGEVESEQTFELNRKLPGFYRSPYMSFALSTHTQQLELSIQGLSARAAWSYDFYRFDEESGHFAISLHIQEEPIS from the coding sequence ATGTCGAACATGCGACCGGTACACATCCGGCTGCACAGCCGTTATGAAGGTGAAGATGTGCTGCAGGAAATGCAGGGTGAAGCCGTGTTGAAAGGGTCCGTTCTTTATGTTCGTTATGAAGAACCGCAGGTTGGACCCGAGGGAGGCATAACCCGCACCACATTGAAGCTGGGCGGACAATCCATCAAGATTATACGTCATGGTGAGGTTGAATCGGAGCAGACTTTTGAATTGAATCGGAAGCTTCCTGGTTTCTACCGATCGCCATACATGTCGTTTGCCCTGTCCACGCATACACAGCAGCTGGAACTTTCCATTCAGGGATTGAGCGCACGCGCAGCGTGGAGCTACGACTTTTACCGCTTTGATGAAGAATCCGGACATTTCGCGATTAGTTTGCATATACAGGAGGAACCAATTTCATGA